The following proteins come from a genomic window of Pseudomonas putida:
- a CDS encoding PepSY-associated TM helix domain-containing protein: protein MKSQTIRRWSVIHTWSSLVCTLFLLLLALTGLPLIFHHEIEHLLGDAPKLREMPAGTPHLDLQQLVLKAEQHRPGEVMQYFGYDEDERNGVVAITAATAGTEPNSSHTFMLDARTGEAVAMPAANGGFMMIMLRLHVDMFAGLPGKLLLAFMGVLFVVAIISGTVLYAPFMRRLQFATVRHDKSRRLRWLDLHNLIGVVTLAWALTVGVTGVISALSDLVIAAWRNDSLAAMVAPYRDAPPLTERAPASRLLDIAKQAAPGMRPDFIAFPGTRFSSEHHYAVFMKGATHLTSHLLTPVLIDARSLQVTAVGERPWYMDAMGLSQPLHFGDYGGRPMQILWAVLDVLTIIVLGSGLYLWWGKQRKNREARA from the coding sequence ATGAAAAGCCAAACCATCCGCCGCTGGTCCGTGATTCACACCTGGAGCAGCCTGGTCTGCACCCTGTTCCTGCTGTTGCTGGCCCTAACCGGCCTGCCGCTGATCTTCCACCACGAAATCGAGCATCTGCTCGGCGACGCACCAAAGCTGCGCGAAATGCCTGCAGGCACCCCGCACCTGGACCTGCAGCAACTGGTGCTCAAGGCCGAGCAGCATCGTCCAGGCGAGGTGATGCAGTACTTCGGCTATGACGAAGACGAACGCAACGGCGTGGTGGCGATCACCGCTGCCACTGCGGGCACCGAACCCAATTCGTCACACACCTTCATGCTCGACGCCCGCACCGGCGAAGCCGTCGCCATGCCGGCCGCCAACGGCGGTTTCATGATGATCATGCTGCGCCTGCACGTCGACATGTTCGCCGGGCTGCCCGGCAAGCTGCTGCTGGCGTTCATGGGTGTGTTGTTCGTTGTCGCGATCATCTCCGGCACCGTGCTCTACGCACCGTTCATGCGCCGCCTGCAATTCGCCACGGTGCGCCACGACAAATCCCGCCGCCTGCGCTGGCTCGACCTGCACAACCTGATCGGGGTGGTGACCCTGGCCTGGGCGCTGACCGTCGGTGTAACCGGGGTCATCAGCGCCCTGTCCGACCTGGTCATCGCCGCCTGGCGCAACGACAGCCTGGCCGCAATGGTCGCGCCCTACCGTGACGCCCCACCACTCACCGAGCGCGCACCGGCCAGCCGCCTGCTGGACATCGCCAAGCAGGCCGCACCCGGAATGCGCCCAGACTTCATCGCCTTCCCCGGCACGCGGTTCTCCAGCGAGCACCATTACGCCGTGTTCATGAAAGGCGCCACCCACCTTACATCGCACCTGCTCACGCCCGTACTGATCGATGCGCGCAGCCTGCAGGTGACGGCAGTGGGCGAACGCCCCTGGTACATGGACGCCATGGGCCTCTCGCAGCCACTGCACTTCGGCGACTACGGCGGGCGGCCGATGCAGATCCTCTGGGCAGTACTCGACGTGTTGACCATCATCGTGCTCGGCAGCGGCCTTTACCTGTGGTGGGGCAAACAGCGCAAAAACCGGGAGGCGCGGGCATGA